Proteins encoded within one genomic window of Lysinibacillus sphaericus:
- a CDS encoding ferredoxin reductase family protein — MKSYKGMLFILITMCGSGLLWYFATPIETIHVLNKLSHIVGGLAITGFFLVFLLATRVKILEKWFHGLEYVYMYHKYLAILSLGLVILHSQLQDLVPHGDQAIETPLSEFAKELGELAQNGFIGLIVIALFAKFLKYEHWRYIHRLLLIPYALGLYHAYFSSRYDLFQPTPLGIFTAITAIVGTMSALYMLTMYQDMRFKHTGKVSGIRKLGDSAVELELTLDRKLSYQNGQYIFLKIFQTGLEKAPHPFSISGGDGQKIYVTIKALGDFTKKVNALIQLDSKVAVEGPYGHLDFDKGYQQQIWIAGGVGITPFLSYLQSNPTDRDIELFYTYRGHNDAIHKDLLQKYAENNKHFKVNFIDTTTMDRLTFDDVSVPAHTSIFMCGPEKMVKRFTKQFKQSSTNDIDINFEAFKFK; from the coding sequence ATGAAATCGTATAAAGGAATGCTATTTATTTTAATAACAATGTGTGGCAGCGGCTTACTATGGTATTTTGCCACTCCGATTGAAACGATACATGTGTTAAATAAGCTTAGTCACATCGTCGGCGGATTGGCGATCACTGGATTTTTTCTAGTATTTTTATTAGCAACACGAGTGAAAATTCTTGAAAAATGGTTTCACGGCTTAGAATATGTTTATATGTACCATAAATATTTGGCGATTTTGTCATTAGGGTTGGTCATTCTACACAGCCAATTACAGGATTTGGTCCCTCATGGAGACCAAGCTATTGAAACGCCGCTGAGTGAATTTGCAAAAGAACTTGGAGAGCTGGCGCAAAATGGCTTTATCGGACTTATAGTGATAGCATTATTTGCTAAATTTCTAAAATATGAGCATTGGCGCTATATCCACCGCCTATTGCTAATTCCTTATGCATTAGGTCTTTACCATGCATACTTCTCAAGTAGATATGATTTATTTCAACCGACACCTTTAGGGATATTTACGGCCATTACTGCTATTGTCGGGACTATGTCCGCTCTGTACATGCTGACAATGTATCAGGACATGCGCTTTAAACATACGGGTAAAGTTTCAGGCATTCGGAAATTAGGTGACAGTGCTGTTGAATTAGAATTAACTTTAGATCGCAAACTGAGTTATCAAAATGGCCAATATATCTTTTTAAAAATTTTCCAAACGGGGCTAGAAAAAGCGCCACATCCCTTCTCTATTTCAGGTGGAGATGGGCAAAAAATATATGTAACGATTAAAGCACTTGGAGATTTTACTAAAAAGGTCAATGCACTGATACAATTAGATTCAAAAGTAGCCGTTGAAGGCCCCTATGGTCATCTAGACTTTGACAAAGGTTATCAGCAGCAAATTTGGATAGCAGGCGGTGTAGGTATTACACCTTTTTTATCGTATTTACAATCTAATCCTACCGATCGAGACATTGAATTATTTTACACTTACCGTGGGCACAACGATGCGATTCACAAAGATCTTTTGCAAAAATATGCAGAAAACAATAAACATTTCAAAGTGAATTTTATTGATACGACTACTATGGACAGGCTGACATTTGATGATGTTTCAGTGCCAGCCCATACGAGTATCTTTATGTGTGGGCCTGAAAAAATGGTAAAACGTTTTACAAAACAGTTTAAACAATCTAGCACTAACGATATCGATATCAACTTTGAAGCTTTTAAATTTAAATAA